A single window of Mycolicibacterium aurum DNA harbors:
- a CDS encoding YceD family protein, whose translation MATHAKAAARRGPRSPLVIDISRLGRRPGSMTTVETTVPSPVRMGLDLVAVEEGAPVTLNLRLESVSEGVLVTGTASAPTSGECSRCLQPIAGEVEIDLTELFAYPDSTTEETTEADEIPRVEQDRSSESVDLEQPIIDAVGLALPFSPVCRPDCPGLCPECGVALDTAGPGHHHDNIDPRWAKLVTLRDQVTEHDEQDDS comes from the coding sequence ATGGCGACGCATGCGAAGGCGGCGGCGCGCCGGGGTCCACGGTCGCCGCTGGTGATCGACATCTCGCGGCTCGGCCGCCGACCAGGTTCGATGACGACGGTCGAGACGACGGTGCCCAGCCCGGTACGCATGGGTCTGGACCTGGTCGCCGTCGAAGAGGGTGCACCGGTGACCCTGAACCTGCGTCTGGAATCGGTGTCCGAGGGTGTGCTGGTCACCGGGACGGCGTCGGCGCCGACATCGGGCGAATGCTCACGCTGTCTGCAGCCGATCGCCGGTGAGGTCGAGATCGATCTGACCGAGTTGTTCGCCTACCCGGACAGCACCACCGAAGAGACCACCGAAGCCGACGAGATACCGCGCGTCGAGCAGGATCGCAGCAGCGAGTCCGTCGACCTCGAGCAGCCCATCATCGACGCCGTCGGACTGGCACTGCCGTTCTCGCCCGTGTGCCGCCCGGATTGCCCGGGGCTGTGCCCGGAGTGCGGGGTCGCGCTCGACACCGCCGGTCCCGGACATCACCACGACAACATCGACCCGCGGTGGGCCAAGCTCGTGACGCTGCGGGACCAGGTGACCGAGCACGACGAGCAGGACGACTCGTGA
- the rnc gene encoding ribonuclease III — translation MTVDRALLLTALGIDLSPELLTMALTHRSYSYENGGVPTNERLEFLGDSVLGLTITEELYHRHPDRSEGDLAKLRASIVNTQALADVGRNLTVHGLGAYLLLGKGEENSGGADKSSILADGVESLLGAIYLEHGAVAAREVILRLFSDLLDTAPTLGAGLDWKSSLQELTASRGLGAPAYLVTSTGPDHDKEFTALVVIGESEYGRGVGRTKKEAELKAAAAAWHALTGDLTSAD, via the coding sequence GTGACGGTCGACCGCGCGCTCCTGCTCACCGCGCTCGGCATCGACCTGTCTCCCGAGCTGCTCACCATGGCCCTCACCCACCGCAGTTACTCCTACGAGAACGGCGGCGTGCCCACCAACGAGCGCCTGGAGTTCCTCGGCGATTCGGTGCTGGGGCTGACGATCACCGAGGAGCTCTACCACCGGCACCCGGACCGTTCCGAAGGCGATCTGGCCAAGCTGCGCGCCAGCATCGTGAACACCCAGGCGCTGGCCGATGTGGGCCGCAATCTGACCGTCCACGGCCTCGGCGCCTACCTTTTGCTCGGCAAGGGCGAGGAGAACTCGGGCGGCGCCGACAAGTCCAGCATCCTGGCCGACGGTGTCGAATCCCTACTGGGTGCCATCTATCTGGAACACGGCGCGGTCGCGGCGCGAGAAGTCATCCTCCGGCTGTTCAGCGATCTGCTCGACACGGCGCCGACACTGGGTGCCGGACTGGACTGGAAGAGCAGCCTGCAGGAGCTGACGGCGTCCCGAGGGCTCGGTGCTCCGGCCTACCTCGTGACGTCCACCGGACCCGACCACGACAAGGAGTTCACCGCCCTGGTGGTGATCGGCGAGAGCGAGTACGGCCGAGGCGTCGGACGCACCAAGAAGGAGGCCGAACTCAAGGCCGCCGCGGCGGCATGGCACGCCCTCACCGGTGATCTGACCTCGGCGGACTGA
- the mutM gene encoding bifunctional DNA-formamidopyrimidine glycosylase/DNA-(apurinic or apyrimidinic site) lyase, translating to MPELPEVEVVRRGLAEHVTGRTLTAVRVHHPRAVRRHEAGPADLTARLLDTTITGTGRRGKYLWLTLDDGAALVVHLGMSGQMLLGDVPNANHLRIAALLDDGTTLSFVDQRTFGGWMLADLVTVDGTDVPLPVAHIARDPLDPLFDRAAVVTVLRHKHSEIKRQLLDQTVVSGIGNIYADESLWRAKINGARLASGVSKAKLAELLDAATDVMTDALGQGGTSFDSLYVNVNGESGYFDRSLDAYGREGEPCRRCGAIMRRDKFMNRSSFYCPRCQPRPRV from the coding sequence ATGCCTGAACTCCCCGAAGTCGAGGTGGTCCGGCGCGGGTTGGCCGAGCACGTCACCGGCCGCACCCTGACCGCGGTCCGCGTGCACCACCCCCGTGCCGTCCGTCGGCACGAGGCCGGGCCCGCCGATCTGACCGCCCGGCTGTTGGACACCACGATCACCGGGACCGGTCGGCGCGGAAAGTACCTGTGGCTGACCCTCGACGACGGTGCGGCGCTGGTGGTGCACCTCGGCATGAGCGGGCAGATGCTGCTCGGTGACGTGCCCAATGCGAACCACCTGCGCATCGCCGCGCTGCTCGACGACGGCACCACACTGAGCTTCGTCGACCAGCGCACCTTCGGCGGCTGGATGCTCGCGGATCTGGTCACCGTCGACGGTACCGACGTGCCCCTGCCCGTCGCGCACATCGCGCGTGACCCGCTGGACCCGCTGTTCGACCGCGCTGCAGTCGTCACGGTGTTGCGGCACAAGCACTCCGAGATCAAACGCCAACTACTGGACCAGACCGTGGTCTCCGGCATCGGCAACATCTACGCCGACGAGTCGTTGTGGCGGGCGAAGATCAACGGGGCCCGCCTGGCGTCGGGGGTGTCGAAGGCCAAGCTCGCCGAACTCCTGGACGCGGCGACCGACGTGATGACCGACGCGCTGGGCCAGGGCGGCACGTCGTTCGACTCGCTCTATGTCAACGTCAACGGCGAGTCCGGCTACTTCGACCGGTCGTTGGACGCGTACGGCCGCGAGGGGGAGCCGTGCCGGCGGTGCGGCGCGATCATGCGGCGGGACAAGTTCATGAACCGCTCGTCCTTCTACTGCCCACGCTGCCAACCTCGCCCGCGCGTCTGA
- a CDS encoding OsmC family protein — MTELWVERTGVRRYTGRSTRGAEVLVGSEDVEGVFTPGELMKIALAACSGLSSDQPLRRRLGDGYEATIRVSGDADRDQERYPLLAEVLEVDLSGLGDEEKARLLTVVERAIDQVCTVGRTLKTGTEVTFEVKQLGGK, encoded by the coding sequence GTGACCGAACTATGGGTGGAGCGCACGGGAGTGCGTCGCTATACGGGCCGCAGCACGCGCGGCGCCGAGGTGTTGGTGGGTTCTGAGGACGTCGAAGGCGTCTTCACGCCGGGCGAGCTGATGAAGATCGCGCTGGCTGCGTGTAGCGGTCTGAGCAGTGACCAGCCGCTGCGCCGGCGTCTCGGTGACGGCTATGAGGCGACGATCCGGGTATCCGGAGACGCCGATCGCGACCAGGAGCGCTACCCGCTGCTCGCAGAGGTCCTCGAGGTGGATCTGTCGGGGCTCGGCGACGAGGAGAAGGCCCGCTTGCTCACGGTGGTGGAGCGCGCCATAGATCAGGTGTGCACAGTGGGGCGCACGTTAAAAACCGGTACTGAAGTGACGTTTGAGGTGAAACAGCTTGGGGGCAAGTGA
- a CDS encoding acylphosphatase, translated as MGASDVRLTAWVHGHVQGVGFRWWTRSRALELGLTGYAANKPDGRVQVVAQGPRDACERLLDLLKGADTPGQVDKVIVDWSEPADAITGFTER; from the coding sequence TTGGGGGCAAGTGACGTCCGGCTCACCGCCTGGGTGCACGGGCACGTGCAGGGCGTGGGTTTCCGCTGGTGGACGCGGTCGCGGGCGCTGGAACTGGGGCTGACGGGCTACGCCGCCAACAAGCCCGACGGCCGCGTGCAGGTGGTCGCCCAGGGGCCGCGGGACGCCTGCGAACGCCTGCTTGACCTGCTCAAAGGGGCCGACACGCCGGGTCAGGTCGACAAGGTGATCGTCGACTGGTCCGAACCCGCCGACGCGATCACCGGCTTCACCGAGCGCTGA
- the smc gene encoding chromosome segregation protein SMC codes for MHLKSLTLKGFKSFASPTTLRFEPGITCVVGPNGSGKSNVVDALTWVMGEQGAKTLRGGKMEDVIFAGTSSRAPLGRAEVTLTIDNSDNALPIEYSEVSITRRMFRDGAGEYEINGSSCRLMDVQELLSDSGIGREMHVIVGQGKLSEILESRPEDRRAFIEEAAGVLKHRKRKEKAVRKLDSMSANLARLTDLTTELRRQLKPLGRQAEMARRAQTIQADLRDARLRLAADDLVTRKAEFDDTNQAETTLRREHDELSGRLEVRSAELDAHESAVEELNERAETAQQRWFRLSALAERVSATVRIASERAQHLDAEPDFSAGPDPEELEAQADEVAEQERHLLEELAESQARLESARAELSERESVAAEAERAHMAAARAEADRREGLARLSGQVDTMRTRVESVDETVARLTASIDEAAARAQQTQSEFEMVQSRVGELDAGEVGLDEHHDRTVSALRLADERVSELQAAERAAERQVASLQARIDALSVGLERKDGAAWLQEHRSGTGLFGTVANLVKVRTGYEAAVAAVLGAAADALAAEDFGAARAAMAALKESDAGRAAIVLGDWPAQTPVTGQLPADAVWAVDLVEPAERVRGAVTAMLAGVAVVADLATALELVAAQPVLRAVTTDGDLVGAGWVSGGSDRKPSTLEIASAVDKARSELVEAERQTGELGAALSGALAEQSARQDAAEQALAALNESDAAIAAIYEQLGRLGQDARAADDEWQRLIKQRDELEAGRNRTVAELAELELRLSNAQHEPMFDAEPVDRTESTAAAEAARSAEVEARLAVRTAEERANAVRGRADSLRRAANNEREARARAQRAREVRVQAAAVAAAVAESGRLVAARLSQAVTVASRVRDEVAAERQVRASALAKAREEVGELSTRIAALTDSLHRDEVAKAQAALRIEQLEQQVLEQFGMAVADLVAEYGPEVGLPPSELEMAEYEQARERGEQVTAPAPMPFDRPTQERRAKRAERELGELGRVNPLALEEFAALEERYNFLSTQLEDVKAARKDLLDVIADVDSRILQVFTEAYADVEREFTQVFATLFPGGEGRLLLTNPDDMLTTGIEVEARPPGKKIKRLSLLSGGEKSLTAVAMLVAIFRARPSPFYVMDEVEAALDDVNLRRLISLFEQLREVSQLIVITHQKPTMEIADALYGVTMRGDGITTVISQRMRGQELVASPS; via the coding sequence ATGCACTTGAAGAGTCTGACGCTGAAGGGCTTCAAGTCCTTCGCATCGCCGACGACTCTGCGCTTCGAACCGGGTATCACCTGCGTCGTCGGCCCCAACGGCTCGGGCAAGTCCAACGTGGTCGACGCGCTCACCTGGGTGATGGGGGAGCAGGGCGCGAAGACGCTGCGCGGCGGCAAGATGGAGGACGTCATCTTCGCGGGCACGTCGTCGCGGGCCCCGCTGGGCCGCGCCGAGGTGACGCTGACGATCGACAACTCCGACAACGCGCTGCCCATCGAGTACTCCGAGGTGTCGATCACCCGGCGGATGTTCCGCGACGGTGCCGGCGAATACGAAATCAACGGCAGCAGTTGCCGTTTGATGGACGTGCAGGAACTGCTGAGCGACTCCGGTATCGGACGCGAGATGCACGTCATCGTGGGCCAGGGCAAGCTCTCGGAGATCCTGGAATCACGGCCCGAGGATCGTCGTGCGTTCATCGAGGAGGCCGCAGGCGTCCTCAAGCACCGCAAACGCAAGGAAAAGGCCGTTCGCAAGCTGGACTCGATGTCGGCCAATCTCGCCCGGCTGACCGACCTGACGACAGAACTGCGCCGCCAACTCAAACCGCTTGGCAGGCAGGCCGAGATGGCCCGTCGGGCGCAGACCATCCAGGCAGACCTGCGCGATGCCCGGCTGCGGCTGGCCGCCGACGACCTGGTCACCCGCAAGGCGGAGTTCGACGACACCAACCAGGCCGAGACGACGCTGCGCCGCGAACACGACGAACTCAGCGGCAGGCTCGAGGTTCGCTCGGCCGAGCTCGACGCTCACGAGAGCGCGGTCGAGGAGCTCAACGAGCGTGCCGAGACCGCCCAGCAGCGCTGGTTCCGGCTCTCGGCTCTGGCGGAGCGGGTCAGCGCCACAGTGCGCATCGCCAGCGAGCGTGCCCAGCATCTCGATGCCGAGCCGGACTTCTCCGCCGGACCCGACCCCGAGGAGCTGGAGGCCCAGGCCGACGAGGTCGCCGAGCAGGAACGGCACCTGCTGGAGGAGCTCGCCGAATCTCAGGCCCGGCTGGAGTCCGCCCGCGCCGAACTGTCCGAGCGCGAGAGTGTGGCCGCTGAGGCCGAGCGGGCGCACATGGCTGCAGCACGTGCCGAGGCGGACCGGCGCGAGGGCCTGGCCCGCCTCTCGGGCCAGGTGGACACCATGCGCACCCGGGTGGAGTCGGTGGACGAGACGGTCGCGCGCCTGACCGCGAGCATCGACGAGGCCGCAGCGCGTGCCCAGCAGACCCAGTCCGAGTTCGAGATGGTGCAGAGCCGGGTCGGCGAGCTCGATGCCGGCGAGGTCGGCCTCGACGAGCACCATGACCGCACCGTCAGCGCGTTGCGGCTGGCCGACGAACGGGTGTCCGAGCTGCAGGCCGCCGAGCGTGCCGCCGAACGTCAGGTGGCATCGCTGCAAGCCCGGATCGACGCGCTGTCGGTGGGCCTGGAGCGCAAGGACGGCGCCGCCTGGCTGCAGGAACACCGGAGCGGCACCGGACTTTTCGGCACTGTGGCCAATCTGGTCAAAGTGCGCACCGGCTATGAGGCGGCGGTGGCCGCGGTGCTGGGGGCCGCTGCCGATGCACTTGCCGCCGAGGACTTCGGCGCCGCGCGCGCCGCGATGGCCGCTCTCAAGGAGTCCGACGCCGGTCGCGCCGCGATCGTGCTCGGCGACTGGCCGGCGCAGACCCCGGTGACCGGCCAGCTGCCCGCAGACGCCGTGTGGGCCGTGGATCTGGTGGAGCCGGCTGAGCGTGTCCGGGGCGCCGTCACTGCCATGCTGGCCGGTGTGGCTGTGGTGGCCGACCTCGCCACGGCCCTGGAACTTGTTGCGGCACAACCTGTTTTGCGCGCAGTCACCACCGACGGTGACCTGGTCGGAGCAGGGTGGGTGAGCGGCGGATCCGATCGCAAGCCCAGCACGCTGGAGATCGCGTCGGCGGTGGACAAGGCGCGTAGCGAACTGGTCGAGGCGGAACGGCAGACCGGTGAACTCGGCGCGGCGCTGTCCGGTGCGCTGGCCGAGCAGTCGGCCAGGCAGGACGCCGCAGAGCAGGCCCTGGCCGCGCTGAACGAATCCGATGCCGCCATCGCCGCGATCTACGAGCAGCTCGGCCGGCTCGGCCAGGACGCCCGTGCGGCCGACGACGAATGGCAGCGTCTGATCAAGCAGCGCGACGAGCTGGAGGCCGGTCGCAACCGCACCGTCGCAGAGCTCGCGGAGCTGGAACTGCGGCTCAGTAACGCCCAGCACGAGCCGATGTTCGACGCGGAGCCCGTCGATCGAACCGAATCGACGGCTGCCGCCGAGGCAGCCCGCTCGGCCGAGGTGGAAGCGCGGCTGGCCGTGCGCACCGCCGAGGAGCGCGCCAATGCCGTTCGTGGGCGCGCGGATTCATTGCGCCGCGCCGCTAACAACGAGCGCGAGGCACGCGCCAGGGCGCAACGGGCACGCGAGGTTCGCGTGCAGGCCGCCGCGGTGGCCGCCGCGGTCGCCGAGTCCGGCAGGCTGGTAGCGGCGCGGCTGAGCCAGGCGGTGACGGTGGCGTCGCGGGTGCGCGACGAGGTGGCCGCCGAGCGTCAGGTGCGCGCGAGCGCCTTGGCCAAGGCGCGCGAAGAGGTCGGCGAGCTGTCCACCAGGATCGCCGCCCTCACCGACTCACTCCACCGCGACGAAGTGGCCAAAGCGCAAGCTGCCCTGCGCATCGAGCAGCTCGAACAGCAGGTGCTCGAGCAGTTCGGGATGGCCGTTGCCGACCTGGTGGCCGAGTACGGACCCGAGGTCGGGTTGCCGCCGTCGGAGCTGGAGATGGCCGAGTACGAGCAGGCCCGCGAGCGCGGCGAGCAGGTGACCGCGCCCGCACCGATGCCGTTCGATCGGCCCACACAGGAGCGCAGGGCCAAGCGCGCCGAGCGTGAGCTCGGCGAGCTGGGGCGGGTCAATCCTCTTGCGCTGGAAGAGTTCGCCGCGCTGGAGGAGCGATACAACTTCCTGTCGACGCAGCTGGAGGACGTCAAGGCCGCCCGCAAGGACCTCCTGGACGTCATCGCCGACGTCGACTCCCGCATCCTGCAGGTGTTCACCGAGGCCTACGCCGACGTCGAGCGCGAGTTCACCCAGGTGTTCGCCACGCTGTTCCCCGGCGGTGAGGGCAGGCTCCTGCTGACCAACCCGGACGACATGCTGACCACCGGCATCGAGGTCGAGGCGCGCCCGCCGGGCAAGAAGATCAAGCGGCTGTCGCTGCTGTCCGGCGGCGAGAAGTCGCTGACCGCGGTGGCGATGCTGGTGGCGATCTTCCGGGCCCGACCGTCGCCGTTCTACGTCATGGACGAGGTCGAGGCCGCGCTCGACGACGTCAACCTGCGCCGCCTGATCAGCCTGTTCGAGCAGCTGCGGGAGGTCTCGCAGCTGATCGTGATCACGCACCAGAAGCCGACGATGGAAATCGCCGATGCCCTGTACGGCGTCACGATGCGCGGTGATGGCATCACCACCGTGATCTCGCAGCGGATGCGGGGCCAGGAGCTGGTCGCCAGTCCGTCCTGA
- the fni gene encoding type 2 isopentenyl-diphosphate Delta-isomerase, translating to MTRDPVSAVAHRKRRHIDVCLTEAVDYQTVTTGLERYRLPYNALTQTNLDTVDLGTEFLGSPLRAPVLIGAMTGGAQLSGIINRNLASAAQQLGLGMMLGSQRVMIDDPAAAVSFDVRDVAPDILLIGNIGLAQLQTAMVPGLAAALDRVGANALAVHTNPLQEAMQHNGDTDFSGSIQRLRAVAGSLGHPVMLKEVGHGIGTAAAAELADCPVAAIDVAGAGGTSWARVEQFVRYGEARYPALAEWGIPTAQALTEVRQLLPEVPLVASGGIRTGMDAAKALAMGAEVVAIARPLLAPAIESAAAVVDWLQPFIDELLVCLHGCGAPDLTALRNLCVAELH from the coding sequence GTGACGCGTGACCCCGTGTCTGCCGTGGCGCACCGCAAGCGGCGCCACATCGATGTCTGTCTCACCGAGGCGGTCGACTACCAGACCGTGACCACCGGCCTTGAGCGCTATCGGCTGCCCTACAACGCGCTGACGCAGACCAACCTGGACACCGTCGACCTCGGTACCGAATTTCTGGGGTCGCCGCTGCGGGCGCCGGTGCTGATCGGAGCGATGACCGGTGGCGCGCAGCTGTCCGGCATCATCAACCGCAACCTCGCCAGCGCGGCACAGCAACTGGGCCTCGGCATGATGCTCGGCTCCCAGCGGGTCATGATCGACGACCCCGCTGCCGCCGTCAGCTTCGACGTACGTGACGTCGCCCCGGACATTCTGCTGATCGGCAACATCGGCCTGGCGCAGCTACAGACGGCGATGGTGCCCGGCCTGGCGGCTGCGCTGGACAGAGTGGGCGCCAACGCCCTTGCGGTGCACACCAATCCGCTTCAGGAAGCCATGCAGCACAATGGCGACACCGATTTCTCCGGGTCGATTCAGCGACTGCGCGCCGTCGCGGGGTCGCTCGGCCATCCGGTCATGCTCAAAGAGGTCGGCCATGGCATCGGCACCGCCGCAGCCGCCGAACTCGCCGATTGCCCGGTCGCCGCGATCGACGTCGCCGGTGCGGGCGGCACCTCGTGGGCCCGCGTCGAACAGTTCGTCCGCTATGGCGAGGCCCGCTACCCGGCACTCGCCGAGTGGGGCATCCCCACCGCACAGGCACTCACCGAGGTGCGGCAACTGCTGCCCGAGGTCCCGCTGGTCGCCTCGGGCGGCATCCGCACCGGCATGGACGCCGCCAAGGCGCTCGCGATGGGCGCCGAGGTGGTCGCCATCGCGCGGCCACTGCTCGCTCCGGCGATCGAATCGGCTGCCGCCGTTGTGGATTGGCTGCAGCCATTCATCGACGAACTGCTGGTGTGCCTGCACGGCTGCGGTGCACCCGACCTGACGGCGCTGCGCAACCTCTGCGTCGCCGAGCTGCACTGA
- the ftsY gene encoding signal recognition particle-docking protein FtsY, translating to MGPGLWIAIAVIAALLLIVALVVGLVRYRRRRIRLSAPDTATPIDRSGGYTATSGISFTQATAPERLDTSGLPAVGDDATIPRDAPKRPIADVTLPEPPVATPEPPVAIPEPPVAEPAPPAAEPEAPVATPEPATEVPDPRAPDIDSIAPTEGRLDRLRGRLAKSQNTLGRSMLGLLGGGDLDEDSWEEVEDTLLIADLGPVVTQSVVASLRTQMASSRVRTEADARAVLREVLISELRPDLDRSIRALPHADKPSVLLVVGVNGTGKTTTVGKLARVLVADGRRVVLGAADTFRAAAADQLESWASRVGAQVVRGPEGADPASVAFDAVDTGIAAGADVVVIDTAGRLHTKTGLMDELGKVKRVVAKRAAVDEVLLVLDATIGQNSLPQARVFAEVVDITGVVLTKLDGTAKGGIVFRVQQELGVPVKLVGLGEGPDDLAPFEPAAFVDALLG from the coding sequence ATCGGACCTGGTCTGTGGATCGCGATCGCGGTCATCGCTGCTCTGCTGCTGATAGTCGCGCTCGTGGTCGGCCTCGTGCGGTACCGCCGCCGCCGGATCAGGCTGTCGGCTCCGGACACTGCCACTCCCATCGATCGCTCGGGCGGGTATACCGCCACGTCGGGCATCTCTTTCACGCAGGCCACGGCGCCGGAACGCCTGGACACCAGCGGCCTGCCCGCCGTGGGCGATGATGCCACCATCCCGCGGGACGCGCCGAAGCGCCCCATCGCCGATGTCACGCTGCCGGAACCCCCGGTGGCGACCCCCGAGCCCCCGGTCGCCATCCCCGAGCCGCCGGTCGCCGAACCCGCGCCGCCGGCTGCCGAACCCGAAGCGCCGGTGGCGACCCCTGAGCCGGCCACAGAGGTCCCCGACCCACGTGCCCCGGACATCGACTCGATCGCGCCCACCGAAGGGCGCCTGGACCGCCTGCGCGGTCGCCTCGCCAAATCGCAGAACACCCTCGGCCGCAGCATGCTGGGCCTGCTCGGCGGCGGCGACCTCGACGAGGATTCCTGGGAGGAGGTCGAGGACACCCTGCTGATCGCCGACCTCGGCCCCGTCGTGACCCAGTCGGTGGTCGCGTCGTTGCGCACACAGATGGCCAGCAGCCGCGTCCGGACCGAGGCGGACGCCCGGGCCGTACTGCGGGAGGTGCTGATCTCCGAGCTGCGACCCGACCTGGATCGTTCGATCAGAGCGCTGCCGCACGCCGACAAGCCGTCGGTGCTGTTGGTCGTCGGCGTCAACGGCACGGGTAAGACGACGACCGTCGGCAAACTCGCGCGGGTGCTCGTCGCCGACGGACGGCGCGTCGTCCTCGGCGCGGCGGACACGTTCCGCGCCGCCGCCGCCGACCAGCTCGAGTCCTGGGCCTCCCGGGTCGGTGCCCAGGTGGTGCGCGGTCCCGAGGGAGCGGATCCCGCATCGGTGGCCTTCGACGCCGTCGACACCGGTATCGCCGCGGGTGCCGACGTCGTCGTCATCGACACAGCCGGCCGTCTGCACACCAAGACGGGGCTGATGGACGAGTTGGGCAAGGTCAAGCGCGTGGTGGCCAAGCGCGCCGCCGTCGACGAAGTGCTGCTGGTGCTCGACGCGACCATCGGTCAGAACAGCCTGCCGCAAGCCCGGGTGTTCGCCGAAGTGGTCGACATCACCGGTGTCGTGCTGACCAAACTGGACGGGACGGCCAAGGGCGGCATCGTCTTCCGCGTGCAACAGGAACTCGGGGTGCCCGTCAAGCTGGTCGGGCTCGGCGAGGGGCCCGACGATCTGGCGCCGTTCGAGCCCGCCGCCTTCGTCGACGCGCTGCTCGGCTGA
- a CDS encoding ammonium transporter: protein MLLALPDEAFLPFGPDGLSAGDTAWVLTSAALVLFMTPGLAFFYGGLSRQKSVLNMMMMSFGSLGVVSVIYVLWGYSMSFASAHTGESDFFSVFDNPISLFGLSQLTEVREIDGVDTFVLGGFGTVPAIVWVAFQLTFAVITVALISGAVAERMKFGTWLVFGAIWVTLVYFPLSHMVWGGGLLSGSESGLAAKLFGVDDEGVANVSPIDFAGGTVVHINAGMAALVLAILLGKRAGFGKTPYRPHNVPFVLLGAAILWFGWFGFNVGSEGAADMLAGAVWVNTTAATAAAMLAWLLVERIRDGHATSVGAASGIVAGLVAITPACGSLSAIGSLILGAVAGILSALAIGLKYKFGYDDSLDVVGVHLVAGLWGTIGIGFLATETGLFYGGGIQQLVVQAVIALVAVVFTAIMTVIIAFIVKPLGWRVSQEDEDTGIDETEHAETAYELA from the coding sequence GTGCTTTTAGCCTTGCCAGACGAAGCTTTCCTGCCGTTCGGGCCAGATGGCCTGAGCGCCGGGGATACGGCGTGGGTGCTCACGTCCGCCGCACTGGTGTTGTTCATGACACCAGGCCTGGCGTTCTTCTACGGCGGTCTGTCCCGCCAGAAGTCCGTCCTCAACATGATGATGATGTCGTTCGGCTCCCTGGGTGTCGTCAGCGTCATCTACGTGCTGTGGGGTTACTCGATGTCCTTCGCCTCGGCGCATACGGGCGAGAGCGACTTCTTCAGCGTCTTCGACAATCCGATCTCTCTCTTCGGGTTGAGCCAGCTGACGGAAGTCCGCGAGATCGACGGCGTCGACACCTTCGTCCTCGGCGGCTTCGGCACGGTGCCTGCCATCGTCTGGGTGGCCTTCCAGCTGACGTTCGCCGTGATCACCGTCGCGCTGATCAGTGGCGCGGTGGCCGAGCGCATGAAGTTCGGCACCTGGTTGGTGTTCGGCGCGATCTGGGTCACCCTGGTGTACTTCCCTCTGTCGCACATGGTTTGGGGCGGCGGTCTGCTGTCGGGCTCGGAGTCGGGCCTTGCGGCCAAGCTCTTCGGCGTGGATGACGAAGGCGTGGCCAACGTGTCGCCGATCGACTTCGCCGGTGGCACCGTGGTTCACATCAACGCCGGCATGGCCGCACTCGTGCTGGCGATCCTCCTCGGGAAGCGGGCCGGCTTCGGCAAGACGCCGTACCGCCCCCACAACGTCCCCTTCGTCTTGCTCGGTGCCGCGATCCTGTGGTTCGGCTGGTTCGGCTTCAACGTCGGCTCCGAGGGCGCTGCGGACATGCTTGCCGGCGCCGTGTGGGTCAACACCACCGCCGCCACTGCGGCCGCGATGCTGGCCTGGTTGCTGGTGGAACGGATCCGTGACGGGCACGCCACCAGCGTCGGCGCCGCCTCGGGCATCGTCGCCGGTCTGGTCGCGATCACGCCTGCGTGTGGCTCGCTGTCCGCCATCGGCTCGCTCATCCTCGGTGCGGTCGCAGGCATCCTGTCGGCACTCGCGATCGGGCTGAAGTACAAGTTCGGCTACGACGATTCGCTCGACGTGGTCGGCGTGCACCTCGTCGCCGGCCTGTGGGGCACCATCGGCATCGGCTTCCTCGCGACCGAAACCGGCCTCTTCTACGGCGGTGGTATTCAGCAGTTGGTGGTCCAGGCTGTCATCGCACTGGTGGCCGTCGTGTTCACTGCAATCATGACCGTCATCATCGCGTTCATCGTCAAGCCCTTGGGTTGGCGGGTGTCTCAGGAGGACGAAGACACTGGTATCGATGAAACCGAACACGCCGAAACGGCTTACGAGCTCGCCTGA
- a CDS encoding P-II family nitrogen regulator has product MKLITAIVKPFTLEDVKTGLEQTGILGMTVSEVQGYGRQKGHTEVYRGAEYSVDFVPKVRVEVVVDDAAVDKVVDVIVQAARTGKIGDGKVWVSPVETVVRVRTGERGADAL; this is encoded by the coding sequence ATGAAGCTGATAACCGCGATCGTCAAGCCGTTCACGCTCGAAGATGTCAAGACCGGGCTTGAGCAGACGGGCATCCTCGGCATGACCGTCAGTGAGGTTCAGGGTTACGGTCGGCAGAAGGGCCACACCGAGGTATACCGCGGTGCGGAGTACTCGGTGGACTTCGTCCCCAAGGTGCGCGTGGAGGTCGTCGTGGACGACGCCGCCGTCGACAAGGTGGTGGACGTCATCGTCCAGGCCGCCCGCACGGGCAAGATCGGCGACGGAAAGGTCTGGGTCAGCCCGGTCGAGACCGTGGTCCGGGTGCGCACCGGCGAGCGTGGGGCGGATGCCCTTTGA